AATACCTCAGTGTAGTCCACTCCATACTGTTGTGCATACCCTTTAGCAACTAATCTTGCTTTGAACTTATCAAtttctccattttctttgaGTTTGGTTTTGTATATCCATTTGACTCCAATTGGTTTCATACCTGTTGGCAAATTCGTTAGTTCCCAAGTTTTGTTCTTCTCTATGGCTACCATCTCCTTTTTCATTGCATCCCTCCATGTCTTACTCTTGACAGCTTCTTCATAAGTCACAGGATCATCTTTTGTCACCATCATAGCATTATCTGATAGATCATCTCCTCTCTCATAGTCAGCCATCCAAACCGGTTCTTTTCTATGCCTTTTAGCCCTCCCTTGAGCAATATTATTGTTGGACAAAGGATCATCGAAATTGATTTCAGCATTTCATATACTTGGTAATTGTGCAGATTACAGCTTGTGGTTCCAAaattcctgcatcattttgctCAACTTCCTCAACATTATGCTCATATGCCTCTCTATCATCCCAGTCCAGATTCTTTTGCTGATTTGTGCCTTCAATTTTCTCCCAGTTCCAACACTTTTCTTCTTCGAATACAACATCTTTTCTGATAATGATTCAATTTTTAACAAGATCAAATTATTTGTAGGCTTTTGATTCATCACTAACTCCAAGAAGAACACACTTTTTGCTCTTATCATCCAGCTTTACTCGTAGTTGGTTTGGTGTATGGACATGTGCAATGCATCCAAACACCCTAAAATAATCCACAAATGGCTTCACTCCACTCCATGCTTCTTCAAGGGTTTTATCTTGTATTGATGTTGTGAGAGTTCTATTTAGAACATGGACACACCACTTAGTTGCTTCTGGCCAGAAAATTTTTAGAACACGCCTGCCTGTCAACATAGACCGAACCATATTCATGAtggttctatttttcctcttagCAACTCCATTCTGCTTAGGTGTGTAAGTTGTTGTTGATTGTCTCTGTATACCTTGAGTTTTGTAGAATTCTTTAAATGCATTGGAATTAACTCTCCACCTCTGTCTGTCCTGAGATAGATAATGCTTCCTCCAACTTCTTTTTCTACCAGTGATTTGAAActtttaaatagagaaaaagttTCTACCTTGTCATGTAGAAAGTATACCCAAGTTTTTTGTGAGAAGTCATCAATATAACTTAGGAAAtacttcttgttgttgtttgatgAAGGTCGAATCAGTCCACACAAATTAGCATGAATGAGTTGAAGTTTCTCTGAAACTCTCCATAGACTCTTCTTTGACATGGAATTTTGATGTTGTTTTCCAGTCAAACAGTGTATACATAATTCTTGTGTAACTGAAATAGTGGGCAGCCCATTCACCATTTGCTTAGAAGCAAGTGTCTTTAGGCCATCATAGCTTAAATGGCCTAAATGATTATGCCATAGTTGTGATTCCCGCTCCAATTTAGCCTAAAAACATGTTGCACCAGGTGCTACAGAGTTGTGATCGTGGATCGCATCCTTCGTCATTTCTCATGTTAATCTTGTGCTCTACGCAATGATTGACTAGTTTCTCCAATGGATTGGATGTAATTTTCCTACCCTTGtgtatctcttttgatattttatatagttATGAATCTTTTATACTCATAATTGGTGATTTCATTATGtttgtaatgcttgattctatttgatcactaatttcatgaaattgaattttaagtttgactggaaagtactcttagaatttgaactgaatgaATTTACTTTTTACGTTACGTTtctaggaatagagcataacgTTTTGATTGCAAATAGCCCAAGATTATGATTGTAATGCTGGAATATTCATTTCATATGCAAGGGATCAATATTTGGTAAATATTCTTAGAATTCTTGAGTGTGAGGCATCAATTCGAGGTAATTTAATGTGTGCAtcaataatgttagaaaataattcatatatattaatcttattaggatactgagggtatgaacgatgaaatccaatcctacatttttcttgaattaattaaatctgttattattgtttccataattttacatattttcgaTGCGctaaattctgttatttttgttattttcgttATTCTACTTACTTTAGTTATCTTTCATTAGTTAGACAAACCCATGATATTTCGAttgaatttgtacataactattgaaCTATTTACTTTTATTCGGAGGAATTAAGTAACTCAAGTCCCTGTGAAGACGATATCTTTTTATAAATCTGTAACCTGTCACAACATTGGTACACTTGCAATAGTCTAAcaagtttctatttttataaatccGTAACCTGTCTCTTTCAGAACTTATATGaaaaacttgttttctttcaaaaagaatTTGAATCTTTGTGAAAACACTATTCAATCCCCTTGTTGTGATATTTTTGCCACTTCATATAGAGCATGCAAAAAATGAATTAGTTGAGGcatttaatgattaaaatgttggtaataaaataaaaacagaacagtaattaaaatgatttaatggTAAATggtcaaataattaaaacaaaaattgaaatcatCAAAATCCCATAAATTTCTTAATTGGCCCATCATAAAAATTGGCACATTATAAAACACTTTTCTAGTAatcttttaatttgaaatttaaatttaaaataacgtCTACCAAAAAAACTAGTCCGAGAGCACATAAAAATTGGCACATTATAAAACACTCTTGAACTAGTCCGAGAGCACATGTCTACCAAAAAAACATCATTGACATCAATGCCTTCGATTAAGACCGCACTACCTAAATGATATTCACAAGTAACTAGTCAGGGTTACCCAACATTGTAAGTATGTTTTAACTCATAGGACTAGTATGAGTCAATAGAACATCCACACCAGGTCCTAAAAAGTCCCAAGGTCCAAGTTAAACCTATTGTGACCTACATCATCTACCTCATGTCTATTTTACTCCAACAAGACTCTCAAATGTTATGATGCATGTCAAACTCTTTTGTGTACAATGGTTTCACTGAACCTTACAACTCACTTAAGTGAGCACATCCTCAACCTTCATAGCCTAGGTCATGTATAGTCAGAATACCACTCGAGCCCATTATTGCCACCTCATAGGCTAGGTCACTTAAGTGAGCACATCTTCACCCCTCATATTTGTTATAATTAGGACCAAGAAAATgttgtcttttatttcttatatatataaccaaaggtagtattaaaaataaataaatataatattaattcattcaaacttaactcataaataaatatcattagAAATGTAATCATCCAACATTACAAATAAGTTATTAAATAGGTATAAATCTACACTACAAATTTGAAACACCAAACTatacaaaatattgatttataattaaaagacaATCTTAAAAGAACTTGTTaacaaattcataaatttatacataatagTTCagtattcttaaatataatatgaagtaaatttatacatatattatttgttaagcTATTacgattaataaaaaaattaagaaaatataattattttttatagaagaatatatttataatataaatatttatttaagtaatatattttaattatattaatattatatatatatggagtGGAACGTAATAGAATGAGTATTATAATACTTATATCTGCCTTTATTTCCAactccaataaataaataattatttt
This region of Glycine max cultivar Williams 82 chromosome 7, Glycine_max_v4.0, whole genome shotgun sequence genomic DNA includes:
- the LOC106799319 gene encoding uncharacterized mitochondrial protein AtMg00820-like — its product is MADYERGDDLSDNAMMVTKDDPVTYEEAVKSKTWRDAMKKEMVAIEKNKTWELTNLPTGMKPIGVKWIYKTKLKENGEIDKFKARLVAKGYAQQYGVDYTEVFAPVAKMDTIRILVSISAQHGWSIYQLDVKSAFLHGELKEEVYV